The genome window GCGTTCCCTGCGGCCGAAGAGTCTCCTTGCTTGTCGTGGAGATTCTGCGCTTCGCTCAGAATGAATGGAAACAAACTATTCTTCAACCAGTTCAAGAACAACCATCTCAGCTGAATCGCCGAAGCGGGGTCCGAGTTTTGTGACGCGGGTGTAACCGCCGTTGCGGGTTGCAAAGCGGGGGGCGATCTCGTCAAACAGGCGCTTGATGATCTGATTGTCACCCAGCCTGGAAACGGCCAGGCGGCGGGCATGGACTTTCTGCTCGGCCGTACCGTTTTCGCTGTTCTTGGCAAGCGTGATCAGGCGCTCGGCATCGCCGCGGATCGCGGCGGCTTTGGCCTTGGTGGTCTTGATCCGCTCGTGCGTAAAAAATTGTTTGATCAGGTTGCGGCGCAGGGCGATCCGTGCGCCCTTTGTGCGTCCCAATCTGTAACCTGCTATCGAATGTCGCATCTCTTAACTCTCCGAGGATGATTCGTCTTTCATGAAGCCCTTTTCACGCATCTTGTCGCGAAGTTCATCAAGGCTCTTCTCGCCAAAATTGCGGATGGACATGACCGCGGTCTCGCCTTTTTCCAGCAGGTCGAGCACGTCACCCACCGTGGTGATGCCGGTGCGCTTCAATGAATTGAAGACGCGCACGGAAAGATCCAGGGCTTCCACCGGTGTTTCCGCCAGTTCACTGCTCAAACGGCTTCCGGGTGTTTCACGTTCCACAGCCACAGCCAGCATCTCTTCGTTGACGCCCGCAATGTAACGCAGGTGATCGATCAGAATGCGGGCGGAGGAACTGAGGGCGCGTTCCGGGGAAATGGTGCCGTCCGTCCAAATTTCCAAAATCAATTTATCGTAGTTGGTGCTCTGGCCCACGCGCGCGGAGGCCACCTCCCAATTGACGCGCTTGACCGGGCTGAAGATGGCGTCCACCGGCAACTCGCCGATGGGCATATGCCCGGCGCGTTCATTGGACGGGGAGTAGCCGCGTCCGCGTTCCACTACGAATTCAATATCGTGCTTGGTCTTTGCGCCATCAACAGTGAAGAGGTAGGTATCCGGGTTGACGATCTCGATCTCAGCGGGGGCGATGATATCCGCCGCAGTGACCGTTCCTTCACCGCGCACTTCCAACTGCATGCGGGCGCTGTCCACGCCGTCCATTTTGATGCGAATCTGCTTGACCTGCAGCATAACCTGAATGACGTCTTCACGCACGCCAGGGATGTCGCTGAATTCATGCAGAACATCCGCAAAGCGCACGGAGGTAATGGCTGTTCCCTCCAGAGAGGAGAGCAGGACGCGGCGCAGGGCATTGCCCAACGTCACGCCGTAGCCGCCTTCCAGCGGGCTGATTGTGAATTTGCCGTAGTTTCGAGCTTCTGCTTCACGCTCGATTTTCGGCATGACCATGTTCGTGATGATTCCCGTCACGGTTCACCTGTCCCTTATAATAATGCTTCGGGCCGGGTACCAGACGTACGGTCTGACCCGAAGCGCAACTGGAGGATTAGCGTCTGGAGTAGTATTCGACGATCAATTGTTCGTCGAGACTTCCGTCAATTTCAGCACGTTCCGGCATACGCGCCACTGAACCCGTCATGGATTTAACATCACGACTGAGCCAGGATGGCGTATTACGCTTTTCGGCGTATGCGTCCAGCTCCTTGAAATAGGTCAATTTGCTGGAGCCTTCGCGCACGGTGATGATATCGCCTTCGCTCAGGAGCATGGAAGGGACATCGGTGCGGCGGCCATTTACAGTGAAATGACCGTGCGTCACAAGCAAACGAGCCTGTGAGCGGCTGGAGGCGAATCCAAGGCGAAACACCACGTTATCGAGGCGGGACTCAAGAATTTGCAGCAATTCCAAACCCGTGAGACCGCGGCGTGTGATCGCTGTATCGTAATAGCGGCGGAACTGGCGTTCCAGCACGCCGTAGATGCGGCGGGCCTTCTGCTTGGCGCGCAACTGGCGGGCAAAGTCGGAGGCGCGCCCCGTGCCCATGCCTTTACCGCCGCCGCGTCCCGCGGTGCGGCCGTGTTGACCCGGCGCAAAACTGCGCTTGTCAAAGGAGCATTTTGGCGTAAAACAACGCTCGCCTTTGAGGAAGAGCTTTTCGCCCTCGCGACGGCAAAGTTTACAAACCGGACTTAATAATTTAGCCATATATCAAGAACCTCTTCAATTACACGCGTCGCTTTTTCGGAGGGCGGCAGCCGTTGTGCGGCACCGGGGTAATATCTGAAATGGAGCGAACTTTCAAACCGATGGACTGAACGGCACGGATGGCATTCTCGCGGCCCGGACCGGGTCCCTTGACAAAAAGATCCACTTCCTGCAGGCCCAGCTGCTGGGCGGCTTTCAAAGCCTGTTCGGCAGCAAGACGTGCGGCGAAGGGGGTGCTTTTGCGCG of Anaerolineales bacterium contains these proteins:
- the rpsK gene encoding 30S ribosomal protein S11; protein product: MAQSVRSTRRAAGAKKGKRTLSSGQVHIFASFNNTIVTVTDTEGNTVAWGSAGSAGFKGSRKSTPFAARLAAEQALKAAQQLGLQEVDLFVKGPGPGRENAIRAVQSIGLKVRSISDITPVPHNGCRPPKKRRV
- a CDS encoding DNA-directed RNA polymerase subunit alpha, translated to MTGIITNMVMPKIEREAEARNYGKFTISPLEGGYGVTLGNALRRVLLSSLEGTAITSVRFADVLHEFSDIPGVREDVIQVMLQVKQIRIKMDGVDSARMQLEVRGEGTVTAADIIAPAEIEIVNPDTYLFTVDGAKTKHDIEFVVERGRGYSPSNERAGHMPIGELPVDAIFSPVKRVNWEVASARVGQSTNYDKLILEIWTDGTISPERALSSSARILIDHLRYIAGVNEEMLAVAVERETPGSRLSSELAETPVEALDLSVRVFNSLKRTGITTVGDVLDLLEKGETAVMSIRNFGEKSLDELRDKMREKGFMKDESSSES
- the rplQ gene encoding 50S ribosomal protein L17; this translates as MRHSIAGYRLGRTKGARIALRRNLIKQFFTHERIKTTKAKAAAIRGDAERLITLAKNSENGTAEQKVHARRLAVSRLGDNQIIKRLFDEIAPRFATRNGGYTRVTKLGPRFGDSAEMVVLELVEE
- the rpsD gene encoding 30S ribosomal protein S4, whose product is MAKLLSPVCKLCRREGEKLFLKGERCFTPKCSFDKRSFAPGQHGRTAGRGGGKGMGTGRASDFARQLRAKQKARRIYGVLERQFRRYYDTAITRRGLTGLELLQILESRLDNVVFRLGFASSRSQARLLVTHGHFTVNGRRTDVPSMLLSEGDIITVREGSSKLTYFKELDAYAEKRNTPSWLSRDVKSMTGSVARMPERAEIDGSLDEQLIVEYYSRR